In Streptomyces violaceusniger Tu 4113, one DNA window encodes the following:
- a CDS encoding purine-nucleoside phosphorylase: MNASVSWDDIQGDPHAAADDAATRLRELTGAETHDVALVLGSGWVPATDALGAPEHEFPVTELPGFPPPAVEGHAGRIRSYRINDKRALVFLGRTHYYEGRGVAAVAHGVRTAVAAGCKTIILTNGCGGLREGMRPGQPVLISDHINLTATSPIVGANFVDLTDLYSPRLRALCQQVDPTLEEGVYAQFPGPHYETPAEITMVRTLGADLVGMSTTLEAIAAREAGAEVLGISLVTNLAAGMTGEPLNHEEVLQAGRDSASRMGSLLSQVLDRI; this comes from the coding sequence GTGAACGCATCAGTTTCTTGGGACGACATCCAGGGCGACCCCCACGCCGCCGCCGACGACGCCGCCACCCGCCTGCGCGAGCTGACCGGTGCGGAGACCCACGACGTCGCGCTGGTCCTGGGCTCCGGCTGGGTCCCCGCCACCGACGCCCTCGGGGCGCCCGAGCACGAGTTCCCCGTCACCGAGCTGCCCGGCTTCCCGCCGCCTGCCGTCGAGGGGCATGCGGGCCGGATCCGCTCGTACCGGATCAACGACAAGCGGGCGCTGGTCTTCCTCGGCCGTACGCATTACTACGAGGGTCGCGGTGTCGCCGCCGTCGCACACGGCGTACGCACCGCCGTCGCCGCCGGCTGCAAGACCATCATCCTCACCAACGGCTGCGGCGGCCTCCGCGAGGGCATGCGCCCCGGCCAGCCGGTACTGATCAGCGACCACATCAACCTCACGGCCACCTCCCCGATCGTGGGCGCGAACTTCGTCGACCTCACCGACCTCTACTCCCCGCGGCTGCGTGCCCTGTGCCAGCAGGTGGACCCGACCCTGGAGGAGGGCGTCTACGCCCAGTTCCCCGGGCCGCACTACGAGACCCCGGCGGAGATCACCATGGTCCGCACTCTGGGCGCCGACCTGGTGGGCATGTCCACCACCCTGGAGGCCATCGCGGCGCGTGAGGCGGGCGCGGAGGTCCTCGGCATCTCCCTGGTCACCAACCTCGCGGCCGGTATGACCGGCGAACCCCTCAACCACGAGGAGGTCCTCCAGGCCGGCCGCGACTCCGCCTCCCGCATGGGCAGCCTGCTGTCGCAGGTCCTCGACCGCATCTGA
- a CDS encoding phospho-sugar mutase, translated as MATEPDLIAQARAWLAEDPDPETRDELSKLLQANTDGAKDARDAEDAFDEIADRFSGMLQFGTAGLRGELGAGPMRMNRAVVIRAAAGLAAYLRKQQHAQGLVVIGYDARYKSAEFARDTAAVMTGAGFRAAVLPRPLPTPVLAFAIRHLGAVAGIEVTASHNPPRDNGYKVYLGDGSQIVPPADAEIAAEIAAIRSLDDVPRPDSGWETLNDDVLDAYLARTDAVLTPGSPRNARVVYTPLHGVGSETLIAAFARAGFPAPAVVPEQAEPDPAFPTVAFPNPEEPGAMDLAFATARKVAPDIIIANDPDADRCAVAVPTITNPTAPTDAAGWRMLRGDEVGALLATHLVHKRARGSFATTIVSSSLLSRIAEDAGLPYAETLTGFKWLARVDGLRYAYEEALGYCVDPAGVRDKDGITAALMFAELTSELKEQGRTVTDLLDDIAVAHGLHATDQLSVRVTDLSLIGTAMKRLREQPPTELAGLAVTSAEDLSRGTETLPPTDGLRYQLAGRETVRSARVVVRPSGTEPKLKCYLEVVVNVQGAVALVPARATADSVLAALKKDLSAAAGI; from the coding sequence ATGGCCACGGAGCCCGATCTCATCGCACAGGCCCGCGCATGGCTCGCCGAGGACCCCGATCCCGAGACTCGCGACGAGCTCAGCAAGTTGCTCCAGGCCAACACGGACGGCGCGAAGGACGCGAGGGACGCGGAGGACGCGTTCGACGAGATCGCCGATCGGTTCTCCGGCATGCTGCAGTTCGGTACCGCCGGTCTCCGGGGTGAGCTCGGCGCCGGCCCGATGCGGATGAACCGCGCCGTCGTCATCCGCGCCGCCGCCGGGCTCGCCGCCTACCTGCGCAAGCAGCAGCATGCGCAAGGGCTCGTCGTCATCGGATACGACGCGCGCTACAAAAGCGCCGAGTTCGCGCGCGACACCGCCGCCGTCATGACCGGCGCAGGCTTCCGCGCGGCCGTGCTTCCGCGGCCCCTCCCCACGCCCGTCCTCGCCTTCGCCATCCGTCACCTCGGCGCCGTCGCCGGTATCGAGGTCACCGCGAGCCACAACCCGCCCCGCGACAACGGCTACAAGGTCTACCTCGGCGACGGCTCCCAGATCGTGCCGCCCGCCGACGCCGAGATCGCTGCCGAGATCGCCGCCATCCGCAGCCTGGACGACGTGCCCCGTCCCGACAGCGGCTGGGAGACGCTGAACGACGACGTTCTCGACGCGTATCTCGCCCGTACGGACGCCGTCCTCACTCCGGGTTCGCCCCGCAACGCGCGCGTCGTCTACACCCCGCTGCACGGCGTCGGCAGCGAGACGCTCATCGCGGCCTTCGCGCGGGCCGGTTTCCCGGCGCCCGCGGTCGTCCCCGAGCAGGCCGAGCCCGACCCGGCGTTCCCCACGGTCGCGTTCCCCAACCCGGAGGAGCCGGGGGCGATGGACCTGGCCTTCGCGACGGCCCGCAAGGTCGCGCCGGACATCATCATCGCCAACGACCCGGACGCCGACCGCTGCGCCGTCGCCGTGCCCACGATCACGAACCCGACGGCCCCCACGGACGCCGCCGGCTGGCGGATGCTGCGCGGGGACGAGGTCGGCGCCCTGCTCGCCACCCACCTCGTCCACAAGCGCGCCCGCGGCTCCTTCGCGACCACGATCGTCTCCTCGTCGCTGCTGTCCCGGATCGCGGAGGACGCCGGGCTCCCGTACGCCGAGACGCTGACGGGTTTCAAGTGGCTGGCCCGGGTGGACGGGCTGCGCTACGCGTACGAGGAGGCGCTGGGCTATTGCGTGGACCCGGCGGGCGTACGCGACAAGGACGGCATCACGGCCGCGCTGATGTTCGCCGAGCTGACGTCCGAGCTGAAGGAGCAGGGCCGTACCGTCACCGACCTGCTGGACGACATCGCGGTCGCCCACGGCCTGCACGCCACCGACCAGTTGTCCGTCCGCGTCACGGACCTCTCCCTGATCGGCACCGCGATGAAGCGACTGCGCGAACAGCCGCCCACCGAGCTCGCGGGGCTCGCCGTGACCTCGGCGGAGGATCTGTCACGGGGTACGGAGACGCTGCCCCCGACGGACGGGCTGCGCTACCAGCTCGCCGGCAGGGAGACCGTCCGATCCGCCCGCGTGGTCGTCCGGCCCAGCGGCACCGAGCCGAAGCTGAAGTGCTACCTGGAGGTGGTCGTGAACGTGCAAGGGGCGGTCGCCCTGGTTCCGGCCCGCGCCACGGCGGACAGCGTGCTGGCCGCGCTCAAGAAGGATCTTTCGGCGGCAGCGGGAATCTGA
- a CDS encoding PH domain-containing protein — protein sequence MTSPDHDSAPAASSSVPETFSDRVYRSPSGIGGGVLLLALSGWLGIDAMIRGEGRTPWLALAGLLFAVPVVIAFTVRPAVYSGQDRLLVRNPFRTVTLPWASVEGLRAGYTCEVLAGGATYQLWAIPVSLRQRKRAARQQARAASEDPFSRTSAHVSANKAGEDRRAPSDAAIGDLREMAELNAQRDGAQGAPEVRWAFEVIAPTLAGAVLLVVMLAIG from the coding sequence ATGACGAGCCCGGACCACGACTCCGCCCCCGCCGCATCCTCCTCGGTGCCCGAGACCTTCTCGGACCGGGTCTACCGCTCCCCGAGCGGCATCGGAGGCGGGGTGCTGCTGCTCGCGCTCAGCGGCTGGCTGGGCATCGACGCGATGATCCGGGGCGAGGGACGGACGCCGTGGCTGGCGCTGGCCGGGCTGCTGTTCGCGGTGCCGGTGGTGATCGCCTTCACGGTGCGCCCGGCGGTGTACTCGGGGCAGGACCGGCTGCTCGTCCGCAACCCGTTCCGTACGGTGACGCTGCCCTGGGCCTCGGTCGAGGGGCTGCGCGCCGGATACACCTGCGAGGTGCTGGCGGGCGGGGCGACGTACCAGCTCTGGGCGATCCCGGTCTCGCTGCGGCAGCGCAAGCGGGCCGCGAGGCAGCAGGCGAGGGCGGCCTCCGAGGACCCCTTCAGCCGTACGTCGGCCCATGTGTCGGCGAACAAGGCCGGGGAGGACCGCCGGGCCCCCTCCGACGCGGCGATCGGCGACCTGCGCGAAATGGCGGAGCTGAACGCCCAACGCGATGGCGCCCAGGGGGCGCCCGAGGTCCGGTGGGCCTTCGAGGTCATCGCGCCGACGCTGGCGGGTGCGGTGCTGCTGGTCGTCATGCTGGCGATCGGCTGA
- the deoC gene encoding deoxyribose-phosphate aldolase, producing MPTTVPAYGKEAAERLASMADVTADDRALRRFLHGLPGVDAVGLQARAATLGTRSIKTTAKAYAIDLAISMIDLTTLEGADTPGKVRSLCVKGIHPDPTDRTAPQVAAICVYGDMVATAKEALKGGGSGIHVAAVATAFPSGRAALPVKLADTRDAVAAGADEIDMVIDRGAFLSGRYLDVFEEIRQVKDACVREDGTAAHLKVIFETGELQTYDNVRRASWLAMLAGADFIKTSTGKVAVNATPPVTLVLLEAVRDFRAAVGVQVGVKPAGGIRTSKDAIKYLVMVNETLGGEWLSPDWFRFGASSLLNDLLMQRQKLSTGRYSGPDYVTVD from the coding sequence ATGCCCACCACAGTTCCCGCATACGGCAAAGAGGCCGCGGAGCGACTCGCGTCGATGGCGGACGTGACCGCCGACGACCGCGCCCTGCGCCGCTTCCTGCACGGCCTGCCGGGCGTCGACGCGGTCGGCCTGCAGGCCCGTGCCGCGACCCTCGGCACCCGCTCGATCAAGACCACGGCGAAGGCGTACGCCATCGACCTGGCGATCTCGATGATCGACCTGACGACCCTGGAGGGTGCCGACACCCCGGGCAAGGTCCGGTCCCTGTGCGTCAAGGGGATCCACCCCGATCCCACCGACCGCACCGCCCCGCAGGTCGCGGCGATCTGCGTCTACGGCGACATGGTGGCCACCGCCAAGGAGGCCCTGAAGGGCGGCGGCAGCGGCATTCACGTGGCGGCCGTCGCCACCGCCTTCCCCTCCGGCCGGGCCGCCCTGCCGGTCAAGCTGGCCGACACCCGGGACGCGGTGGCCGCCGGGGCGGACGAGATCGACATGGTGATCGACCGCGGCGCCTTCCTCTCCGGCCGCTACCTCGACGTCTTCGAGGAGATCCGGCAGGTGAAGGACGCCTGCGTCCGCGAGGACGGCACCGCCGCCCACCTCAAGGTCATCTTCGAGACCGGTGAGCTGCAGACGTACGACAACGTCCGCCGCGCCTCCTGGCTGGCGATGCTCGCGGGCGCGGACTTCATCAAGACCTCCACCGGCAAGGTGGCTGTCAACGCGACCCCGCCCGTCACCCTCGTCCTGCTGGAGGCGGTCCGCGACTTCCGCGCCGCGGTCGGCGTACAGGTGGGCGTGAAGCCCGCGGGCGGCATCCGCACCTCCAAGGACGCGATCAAGTACCTGGTGATGGTCAACGAGACGCTGGGCGGCGAGTGGCTCTCCCCGGATTGGTTCCGCTTCGGCGCCTCCAGCCTCCTCAACGACCTGCTGATGCAGCGCCAGAAGCTGAGCACCGGCCGGTACTCCGGTCCCGACTACGTGACGGTGGACTGA
- a CDS encoding aldehyde dehydrogenase family protein → MPVFEYAPAPESRAVVDIAPSYGLFIDGEFGEAGDGKVFKTLSPSSEEVLSEVAQASSEDVDRAVKAARKAFTAWSALPGSERAKYLFRIARIIQERSRELAVLESLDNGKPIRESRDADLPLVAAHFFYYAGWADKLAYAARGRSPLNGTSGQDPKPLGVAGQIIPWNFPLLMLAWKIAPALATGNTVVLKPAETTPLSALFFADICRQAGLPKGVVNIITGDGSTGAELVAHPGIDKVAFTGSTEVGKAIARTVAGTKKKVTLELGGKAANIVFDDAPIDQAVEGIIGGIFFNQGHVCCAGSRLLVQESVQDELLDALKRRMGTLRVGDPLDKNTDIGAINSAEQLARIRALADAGEAEGAERWAPQCELPSSGYWFAPTLFTGVTQAHRIAREEIFGPVLSVLTFRTPEEAVAKANNTPYGLSAGIWTEKGSRILWMANKLRAGVVWSNTFNKFDPASPFGGYKESGYGREGGRHGLEAYLDV, encoded by the coding sequence ATGCCCGTTTTCGAGTACGCACCGGCGCCGGAGTCCCGCGCGGTCGTCGACATCGCCCCGTCCTACGGCCTGTTCATCGACGGGGAGTTCGGCGAGGCGGGCGACGGCAAGGTCTTCAAGACCCTCTCCCCCTCCTCCGAGGAGGTCCTCTCCGAGGTCGCCCAGGCCAGCTCCGAGGACGTGGACCGCGCCGTCAAGGCCGCCCGTAAGGCGTTCACGGCCTGGTCCGCGCTCCCCGGCTCCGAGCGCGCCAAGTACCTCTTCCGCATCGCGCGCATCATCCAGGAGCGCTCCCGCGAACTGGCCGTCCTGGAGTCACTGGACAACGGCAAGCCGATCCGCGAGTCGCGCGACGCCGATCTGCCCCTGGTCGCGGCCCACTTCTTCTACTACGCGGGCTGGGCCGACAAGCTCGCGTACGCGGCCCGCGGGCGTAGCCCGCTAAACGGCACGAGCGGGCAGGACCCGAAGCCCCTGGGCGTCGCCGGCCAGATCATCCCCTGGAACTTCCCGCTGCTGATGCTGGCCTGGAAGATCGCCCCGGCGCTCGCCACCGGCAATACGGTCGTCCTCAAGCCCGCCGAGACGACGCCCCTGAGCGCCCTGTTCTTCGCGGACATCTGCCGCCAGGCCGGGCTCCCCAAGGGCGTGGTGAACATCATCACCGGCGACGGCTCGACCGGCGCCGAGCTGGTCGCCCACCCCGGGATCGACAAGGTGGCCTTCACCGGCTCCACCGAGGTCGGCAAGGCCATCGCCCGTACGGTGGCCGGTACGAAGAAGAAGGTCACCCTCGAACTCGGCGGCAAGGCCGCCAACATCGTCTTCGACGACGCCCCCATCGACCAGGCGGTCGAGGGCATCATCGGCGGCATCTTCTTCAACCAGGGCCATGTCTGCTGCGCAGGCTCCCGCCTGCTGGTCCAGGAGTCCGTCCAGGACGAGCTGCTCGACGCGCTCAAGCGCCGGATGGGCACCCTGCGGGTGGGCGACCCGCTGGACAAGAACACCGACATCGGCGCCATCAACTCCGCCGAGCAGCTCGCCCGGATCCGCGCGCTGGCCGACGCGGGCGAGGCCGAGGGCGCCGAGCGCTGGGCCCCGCAGTGCGAACTGCCCAGCTCCGGCTACTGGTTCGCGCCCACCCTCTTCACCGGCGTCACCCAGGCCCACCGGATCGCCCGCGAGGAGATCTTCGGCCCGGTGCTGTCGGTGCTGACCTTCCGCACCCCCGAAGAGGCCGTGGCCAAGGCGAACAACACGCCGTACGGACTGTCGGCGGGCATCTGGACGGAGAAGGGTTCGCGCATCCTGTGGATGGCGAACAAGCTCCGGGCGGGCGTCGTGTGGTCCAACACGTTCAACAAGTTCGACCCGGCCTCTCCGTTCGGCGGCTACAAGGAGTCGGGATACGGCCGCGAGGGCGGTCGGCATGGCCTGGAGGCATACCTCGATGTCTGA
- a CDS encoding aldehyde dehydrogenase family protein has translation MSDRNDRLSVLKTYKLFVGGKFPRSESGRVYEVTTAKGQWLANAPLASRKDARDAVVAARKAFGGWSGATAYNRGQILYRIAEMLEGRRDQFVAEVADGEGLSKAKATAQVDAAIDRWVWYAGWSDKTAQIAGSANPVAGPYFNLSFPEPTGVVTLLAPQDSSFLGLVSVIAPAIVTGNTAVVVANEKSPLPALSLAEVLATSDLPGGVVNILSGRTAEIAAPLAAHQDVNAIDLAGADAELAVELEKASAENLKRVLRPQPVDWAADPGTGRLLAFLETKTVWHPMGA, from the coding sequence ATGTCTGACCGCAACGACCGACTCTCCGTGCTCAAGACCTACAAGCTGTTCGTCGGGGGCAAGTTCCCCCGGTCCGAGAGCGGGCGGGTGTACGAGGTGACCACAGCAAAGGGCCAGTGGCTGGCCAACGCCCCCCTGGCCTCCCGCAAGGACGCCCGGGACGCGGTCGTCGCCGCGCGCAAGGCGTTCGGCGGCTGGTCCGGGGCCACCGCGTACAACCGGGGCCAGATCCTCTACCGCATCGCCGAGATGCTGGAGGGCCGCCGCGACCAGTTCGTCGCGGAGGTCGCCGACGGCGAGGGGCTGAGCAAGGCCAAGGCCACCGCCCAGGTCGACGCCGCGATCGACCGCTGGGTCTGGTACGCGGGCTGGTCGGACAAGACGGCCCAGATCGCCGGGTCCGCCAACCCCGTCGCCGGGCCGTACTTCAACCTCTCCTTCCCCGAGCCGACCGGCGTGGTCACACTCCTCGCGCCCCAGGACTCGTCCTTCCTCGGCCTGGTCTCCGTGATCGCCCCCGCGATCGTGACCGGCAACACGGCCGTGGTGGTGGCGAACGAGAAGTCCCCGCTGCCCGCCCTCTCCCTGGCCGAGGTGCTGGCCACCTCCGACCTCCCGGGCGGCGTGGTCAACATCCTCTCCGGCCGTACCGCCGAGATCGCCGCCCCGCTCGCCGCGCACCAGGACGTCAACGCGATCGACCTCGCCGGAGCGGACGCGGAGCTCGCGGTCGAACTGGAGAAGGCCAGCGCGGAGAACCTCAAGCGAGTCCTTCGTCCACAGCCTGTGGATTGGGCGGCCGATCCCGGCACCGGCCGTCTCCTGGCCTTCCTGGAGACCAAGACCGTCTGGCATCCGATGGGCGCCTAG
- a CDS encoding amidohydrolase family protein — MIIDCHGHYTTAPPVLEAWRTQQINGLTDPALTPSRADLHVGDDELRHSIEPNQLRLMDERGIDLTVFSPRASFMAHHIGDLHTSTEWAALCNELCFRVSALYPERFAPAAMLPQSPGVDPATCVPELVRCVEEYGAVAVNLNPDPSGGHWTAPPLTDRSWYPVYEKLVEYDLPAMVHVSTSVNPAFHTTGAHYLNADTTVFMQLVQGDLFADFPTLRLIIPHGGGAVPYHWGRFRGLAMALGKPPLEEHVLGNVFFDTCVYHQPGIDLLLDVIPARNILFASEMIGAVRDLDPRTGRHFDDTRRYTEAAGLSVADLSGIYEHNARTVYPRLDALLTKQDR; from the coding sequence ATGATCATCGACTGCCATGGCCACTACACCACCGCGCCACCGGTGCTGGAGGCATGGCGCACCCAGCAGATCAACGGACTCACCGACCCCGCCCTCACCCCCTCCCGCGCCGATCTCCACGTCGGTGACGACGAGCTGCGCCACAGCATCGAGCCCAACCAGCTCCGGCTGATGGACGAACGCGGCATCGACCTGACGGTCTTCTCGCCCCGGGCATCCTTCATGGCCCACCACATCGGCGATCTCCACACCTCCACCGAGTGGGCGGCCCTCTGCAACGAGCTCTGCTTCCGCGTCAGCGCGCTCTACCCGGAGCGCTTCGCCCCCGCCGCGATGCTTCCGCAGTCGCCGGGCGTCGACCCGGCCACCTGCGTGCCCGAACTCGTCCGCTGCGTGGAGGAGTACGGGGCCGTGGCGGTCAATCTCAACCCCGATCCCTCGGGCGGCCACTGGACGGCCCCGCCGCTGACCGACCGCTCCTGGTACCCGGTCTACGAAAAGCTGGTGGAGTACGACCTCCCGGCGATGGTGCATGTGAGCACCAGCGTCAACCCCGCCTTCCACACCACCGGGGCGCACTACCTCAACGCCGATACGACGGTGTTCATGCAGCTCGTGCAGGGCGATCTGTTCGCCGACTTCCCCACCCTGCGCCTGATCATCCCGCATGGCGGCGGCGCCGTTCCGTATCACTGGGGCCGGTTCCGCGGTCTGGCGATGGCCCTCGGCAAGCCGCCCCTGGAGGAGCACGTCCTGGGCAATGTCTTCTTCGACACCTGCGTCTACCACCAGCCCGGCATCGATCTCCTCCTCGACGTCATCCCGGCCCGGAACATCCTCTTCGCCTCGGAGATGATCGGCGCCGTCCGCGATCTCGACCCCCGGACGGGCCGGCACTTCGACGACACCCGCCGCTACACCGAGGCCGCCGGGCTCTCCGTCGCCGATCTGAGCGGCATCTACGAACATAACGCCCGTACCGTCTACCCTCGCCTGGACGCCCTGCTGACAAAGCAGGATCGCTGA
- a CDS encoding amidohydrolase family protein — translation MSTLSPKTPGWLDWHPDPSRPAFALPPGTVDTHCHVFGPQAAFPFAPERKYTPCDGGKDDLFALRDHLGVGRNVIVQATCHGADNSAMVDAVQASGGRARGIATVRPDVTDAGLHRLDAAGVRGVRFTFLRRLADAAPQHDLAAIAQRIAPLGWHVVLYFESADLPELERFFSSLPTPLVVDHMGRPDVTEPATGPDFTRFLRFAERDEVWVKVTCPERLSVTGPPALNAERHPYTDVVPFARRVIEEFPDRVLWGTDWPHPNLTGQMPDDGLLVDYVPQVAVTAEQRRKLLVDNPMRLYWPGEGA, via the coding sequence ATGAGCACGCTCTCCCCCAAGACCCCCGGCTGGCTGGACTGGCACCCCGACCCGTCCCGGCCCGCCTTCGCCCTGCCGCCGGGCACCGTCGACACCCATTGCCATGTCTTCGGCCCGCAAGCCGCGTTCCCCTTCGCCCCCGAGCGCAAGTACACGCCCTGCGACGGCGGCAAGGACGACCTCTTCGCCCTCCGCGACCACCTCGGGGTCGGCCGCAATGTGATCGTCCAGGCGACCTGTCACGGCGCGGACAACAGCGCCATGGTCGATGCCGTCCAGGCGTCCGGCGGCCGGGCGCGCGGCATCGCGACCGTACGCCCGGATGTCACCGACGCGGGGCTGCACCGGCTGGACGCGGCGGGGGTGCGCGGGGTGCGCTTCACCTTTCTGCGTCGTCTGGCCGACGCCGCGCCCCAGCACGATCTGGCCGCCATCGCGCAGCGGATCGCCCCGCTCGGCTGGCATGTCGTCCTCTACTTCGAAAGCGCCGACCTACCCGAGCTGGAACGTTTCTTCAGTTCCCTGCCCACCCCCCTCGTCGTGGACCACATGGGACGCCCGGATGTCACCGAACCCGCCACGGGACCGGACTTCACCCGCTTCCTGCGGTTCGCCGAACGCGACGAGGTGTGGGTGAAGGTGACCTGCCCCGAGCGCCTCAGCGTCACCGGGCCCCCGGCCCTGAACGCGGAGCGGCACCCGTACACCGATGTGGTGCCCTTCGCCCGCCGCGTGATCGAGGAGTTCCCCGATCGGGTGCTGTGGGGCACGGACTGGCCGCATCCCAACCTCACCGGCCAGATGCCCGACGACGGACTGCTGGTCGACTACGTGCCCCAGGTGGCGGTCACCGCCGAGCAGCGGCGGAAGCTGCTGGTCGACAACCCCATGAGGCTCTACTGGCCCGGCGAAGGCGCCTGA
- a CDS encoding MFS transporter: MQHSNAVNRLDRLPISRFHKITLLAVSFAYFFEFADINTFATTAPQLIDLWGITVDQIAYVTSLSFVGMFIGSVVASTLADRWGRKKALIHTTLCFGVFSLASVFSWDLASLSVFRVLTSAGLSAMTVVAVIYVNEMYPSAVRGKFQAYAIVIGICGTPATNLIASVVVPLSDWSWRLVYLWGALGILFVLFTRHLEESPRWHESRGEYDAAEAILTGIETRVAAEKGPLPEPAPPIDETRPAKASPRLLLRKRYLGPTLLLTVLWVTQTIGFFGYSSWAPTLLAKEGFSVEKSVFYVALTTVGAPLGSFLASLVTDRFERKWCLVAFGAVIALCGLLYGLTFNPVLIVVFGFLVNLFERGYTALGYAYSPELFDTRGRSLGTGVSYGLGRLSNAAGPLIIAALYHRTGYQSVFYFIAGTWLLGALILAVFGPRTRPARTAAAERPRAVV, translated from the coding sequence ATGCAGCACTCCAATGCGGTGAACCGGCTGGACAGACTCCCCATCTCCCGGTTTCACAAGATCACCTTGCTGGCCGTCTCCTTCGCCTACTTCTTCGAGTTCGCGGACATCAACACCTTCGCCACCACCGCTCCCCAGCTCATCGACCTCTGGGGCATCACGGTCGATCAGATCGCCTACGTCACCTCGCTCTCGTTCGTCGGCATGTTCATCGGCTCCGTGGTCGCGAGCACGCTCGCCGACCGCTGGGGCCGCAAGAAGGCGCTGATCCACACCACGCTGTGCTTCGGGGTCTTCTCCCTGGCCTCGGTCTTCTCCTGGGACCTCGCCTCGCTGAGCGTGTTCCGGGTGCTGACCTCGGCCGGGCTGTCCGCGATGACCGTCGTGGCGGTCATCTACGTCAACGAGATGTATCCGTCCGCCGTACGCGGCAAGTTCCAGGCGTACGCGATCGTCATCGGCATCTGCGGCACCCCGGCCACCAACCTCATCGCCAGCGTCGTCGTACCGCTCAGCGACTGGTCATGGCGGCTGGTCTACCTCTGGGGCGCCCTCGGCATCCTCTTCGTCCTCTTCACCCGGCACCTGGAGGAGTCCCCCCGCTGGCATGAGAGCAGGGGCGAGTACGACGCGGCGGAGGCGATCCTCACCGGGATCGAGACCCGGGTCGCCGCCGAGAAGGGCCCGCTCCCCGAGCCCGCGCCGCCGATCGACGAGACCCGGCCCGCCAAGGCGTCGCCCCGCCTCCTCCTGCGGAAGCGCTACCTCGGGCCGACCCTGCTGCTCACGGTCCTGTGGGTGACCCAGACCATCGGCTTCTTCGGCTACTCGAGCTGGGCGCCCACTCTGCTGGCCAAGGAGGGCTTCAGCGTCGAGAAGTCGGTCTTCTATGTGGCGCTCACCACCGTGGGCGCTCCGCTCGGCTCGTTCCTGGCCTCCCTGGTCACCGACCGGTTCGAGCGCAAATGGTGCCTGGTGGCCTTCGGCGCGGTGATCGCGCTGTGCGGTCTGCTGTACGGGCTGACCTTCAACCCGGTCCTGATCGTGGTCTTCGGCTTCCTGGTGAACCTCTTCGAGCGCGGCTACACGGCCCTGGGGTACGCCTACTCCCCCGAGCTGTTCGACACCCGCGGCCGCTCGCTGGGCACGGGCGTCTCCTACGGGCTCGGCCGTCTCTCCAACGCCGCCGGACCGCTGATCATCGCGGCCCTCTACCACCGCACCGGCTATCAGAGCGTCTTCTACTTCATCGCCGGCACCTGGCTCCTGGGCGCCCTCATCCTGGCGGTCTTCGGCCCCCGGACCCGCCCGGCCCGTACGGCGGCGGCGGAACGGCCGCGCGCGGTCGTGTGA
- a CDS encoding ATP-binding protein: MTSQPPSARVVLLTGPSGSGKSSLAARTGLPVLNLDDFYKEGGDPTLPQLADGGGADWDSPRSWDADAAVAAIEALCRTSRTTVPLYDIATSSRVGEEALDIGRAPLFIAEGIFAADIIGRCADLGVLADALCLRGRPSTTFRRRLLRDLREGRKPPHYLLRRGWRLMRAERGIVARQTALGAYACGKGTAMGRIAAATAGGRVPASGEKASV; this comes from the coding sequence GTGACCAGCCAACCGCCTTCCGCCCGTGTCGTCCTGCTCACCGGCCCCTCGGGCTCGGGAAAGTCCTCACTCGCGGCCCGCACCGGGCTGCCCGTGCTCAACCTCGACGACTTCTACAAGGAGGGCGGCGACCCGACGCTCCCCCAACTCGCCGACGGCGGGGGCGCCGACTGGGACTCGCCACGCTCCTGGGACGCGGACGCGGCGGTCGCGGCGATCGAGGCGCTGTGCCGTACGTCACGGACGACGGTGCCGCTGTACGACATCGCCACCAGCTCCCGCGTCGGCGAGGAGGCGCTGGACATCGGGCGGGCGCCGCTGTTCATCGCCGAGGGGATCTTCGCCGCCGACATCATCGGGCGGTGTGCCGATCTCGGGGTGCTCGCGGACGCGCTCTGTCTGCGCGGCCGTCCGTCCACCACCTTCCGGCGGAGGCTGCTGCGCGATCTGCGGGAGGGCCGCAAGCCTCCGCACTATCTGCTGCGGCGCGGCTGGCGGCTGATGCGCGCGGAGCGCGGGATCGTGGCCCGGCAGACGGCGCTGGGCGCGTACGCGTGCGGCAAGGGCACGGCGATGGGCCGGATAGCGGCCGCGACGGCGGGAGGGCGGGTCCCCGCCTCCGGCGAGAAGGCGTCCGTGTAA